In Micromonospora sp. WMMD980, the following are encoded in one genomic region:
- a CDS encoding PP2C family protein-serine/threonine phosphatase produces MLSDVRTRPFQPGHGPLSPGSRAGLGAALALLAIVSAVEAGDGRPAHYLALMAAAPVLAAALADWRVVLAVGALATSAGVAFAMCERGASLVTAVSVAAIALVTAIAAATAAVRQRQAERIAELSRLASVAQQAVLRPLGPQVGTLAVAARYISSTATAEIGGDLYEVMDTPYGVRMIIGDVRGKGLDAVRLASIVLGSYRHVAYERADLRAVVTDLDRAVARNVGDEDFVTAALVEERGGTLTIVNCGHPPPLLLRRGQVIPLEPPAPAPPLGFMPVVRPRVERLEPGDRLLLFTDGLGEARRDGEFFPTADRAWRLLGHGTVGDGLASLETALVEWVHGRLDDDIALVLMEYAGPRSSAAAPVPSWEVGAADG; encoded by the coding sequence ATGCTGTCCGATGTACGCACTCGACCCTTCCAGCCGGGCCACGGCCCGCTGAGCCCCGGATCCCGCGCCGGCCTCGGCGCGGCCCTCGCGCTGCTCGCGATCGTCTCGGCCGTGGAGGCGGGTGACGGCCGGCCGGCGCACTACCTCGCGCTGATGGCCGCCGCCCCGGTCCTGGCCGCCGCGCTGGCCGACTGGCGGGTGGTGCTCGCGGTCGGGGCGCTGGCGACCTCGGCCGGCGTCGCCTTCGCGATGTGCGAACGGGGCGCCTCGCTGGTGACCGCGGTCAGCGTGGCCGCCATCGCGCTGGTCACCGCGATCGCCGCCGCCACGGCCGCGGTGCGGCAGCGACAGGCGGAACGGATCGCGGAGCTGTCCCGGCTCGCCTCGGTGGCCCAGCAGGCGGTGCTGCGTCCGCTCGGCCCGCAGGTCGGCACGCTGGCGGTGGCCGCGCGCTACATCTCCTCCACCGCGACCGCCGAGATCGGCGGCGACCTGTACGAGGTGATGGACACCCCGTACGGCGTCCGCATGATCATCGGGGACGTGCGCGGGAAGGGCCTGGACGCGGTCCGGCTCGCCAGCATCGTGCTCGGCTCCTACCGGCACGTCGCCTACGAGCGGGCCGACCTGCGCGCGGTGGTGACCGACCTGGACCGGGCGGTGGCCCGCAACGTCGGTGACGAGGACTTCGTCACCGCCGCGCTGGTCGAGGAGCGCGGCGGCACGCTCACCATCGTCAACTGCGGGCACCCGCCGCCGCTGCTGCTGCGCCGGGGCCAGGTGATCCCGCTGGAGCCGCCGGCGCCCGCGCCGCCGCTCGGCTTCATGCCGGTGGTCCGGCCCCGGGTGGAGCGGCTGGAACCGGGTGACCGGCTGCTGCTGTTCACCGACGGGCTGGGCGAGGCCCGGCGCGACGGCGAGTTCTTCCCGACCGCCGACCGGGCCTGGCGGCTGCTCGGTCACGGCACGGTCGGCGACGGGCTCGCCTCGCTGGAGACCGCGCTCGTCGAGTGGGTGCACGGCCGCCTCGACGACGACATCGCCCTGGTCCTGATGGAATACGCCGGCCCGCGCAGCTCCGCCGCGGCCCCGGTGCCGAGCTGGGAGGTCGGTGCCGCCGACGGGTGA
- a CDS encoding septal ring lytic transglycosylase RlpA family protein produces MAARHLRTRGLFSSPAGIAATAAVGVALAVGGTVGAVQLTSAEPPAGPVAVEALPSTLAPTSAAPSPSASASPSLSPSPKATPSARPTRTQAASRGKARTAAPKPTATKKKTAAPTVVDSGSCGASFYDEGQMTANGETFNPDALTAAHKTLPFNTKVRVTNPANGKSVVVRINDRGPYIDGRCLDLSRAAFAAIASTGLGEVAVRYEVLG; encoded by the coding sequence GTGGCTGCTAGGCACCTTCGTACCCGCGGATTGTTCTCCTCGCCCGCCGGCATCGCCGCGACCGCGGCGGTCGGCGTGGCGCTCGCGGTCGGCGGCACCGTCGGCGCGGTGCAACTCACCTCCGCCGAGCCCCCGGCCGGGCCGGTCGCCGTCGAGGCGCTGCCCAGCACGCTCGCCCCCACCTCGGCCGCGCCGTCGCCGAGCGCTTCCGCCTCGCCGAGTCTCAGCCCGTCGCCGAAGGCCACGCCGAGCGCCCGGCCGACCCGCACCCAGGCGGCGTCGCGCGGCAAGGCCCGCACGGCGGCGCCGAAGCCGACCGCGACGAAGAAGAAGACCGCCGCCCCGACGGTGGTGGACAGCGGCTCCTGCGGCGCGTCCTTCTACGACGAGGGGCAGATGACCGCGAACGGCGAGACGTTCAACCCGGACGCCCTGACCGCCGCGCACAAGACGCTGCCGTTCAACACGAAGGTCCGGGTCACCAACCCGGCGAACGGCAAGTCCGTGGTGGTCCGGATCAACGACCGTGGCCCGTACATCGACGGCCGCTGCCTGGACCTGTCCCGCGCCGCGTTCGCGGCCATCGCCTCGACGGGTCTCGGTGAGGTGGCCGTCCGCTACGAGGTGCTGGGCTGA